One window of Triticum dicoccoides isolate Atlit2015 ecotype Zavitan chromosome 5A, WEW_v2.0, whole genome shotgun sequence genomic DNA carries:
- the LOC119303174 gene encoding meiotic recombination protein SPO11-1-like isoform X1, translating into MAGSGKRRRATVLDDDERRGRLRLEEAALLLHKIKGLVGWVVAEVSAGRSPSLALHRYQNYCACASAAAAAASLSTWFGSPSLSRLQISAHQTCQILTGVRASAGCGRACSACSYDAPVGTDVLSLLRKEFHASRLNVLLRVLLVVQQLLQENKHCSKRDIYYMYPSMFVEQAIVDRAINDICILFKCSRHNLNVVPVAKGLVMGWIRFVEGEKKVYCITNVNAAFPIPVSIEAIKDVVSVAHYILVVEKEAVFQRLANDKFCEKNRCIVITGRGYPDIPTRRFLRYLVEQLHLPAYCLVDSDPYGFDILATYKFGSMQLAYDANVLRVPEIRWLGVFTSDFEEYCLPDCCQLQLSSEDRRKLEGILIRCYLHKEAPEWRLKLEAMLEMGVKFEIEALSASSISFLSQEYIPQQIRLGRYI; encoded by the exons ATGGCGGGGAGTGGGAAGAGGAGGCGCGCGACGGTGCTCGACGACGATGAGCGGCGGGGGCGGCTGAGGCTGGAGGAGGCGGCCCTGCTCCTCCACAAGATCAAAG GGCTGGTGGGCTGGGTGGTCGCGGAGGTCAGCGCCGGCCGATCCCCTTCCCTGGCTCTCCACCGCTACCAGAACTACTGCGcctgcgcctccgccgccgccgccgccgcgtccctgTCCACATGGTTTGGCTCCCCCTCCCTCTCTCGCCTTCAAATCTCTGCACACCAAACCTGTCAGATCCTTACCGGTGTGCGCGCGTCCGCGGGGTGCGGGCGcgcgtgcagcgcctgcagctaCGACGCCCCCGTCGGCACGGACGTCCTCTCCCTCCTCCGCAAGGAATTCCACGCCTCCCGACTCA ATGTGCTTCTCAGGGTCCTGCTCGTGGTGCAGCAACTCCTGCAGGagaataagcactgctccaagaggGACATCTACTACATGTACCCCTCCATGTTCGTAG AACAAGCGATTGTTGATCGTGCCATCAATGATATCTGCATACTCTTCAAGTGCAGCCGGCATAATCTCAACGTG GTTCCTGTGGCAAAAGG TTTGGTGATGGGCTGGATAAGATTTGTGGAGGGTGAAAAGAAAGTGTATTGTATAACAAACGTCAATGCT GCTTTCCCCATTCCAGTTAGCATTGAGGCAATCAAAG ATGTTGTTAGTGTTGCTCACTACATCCTTGTTGTTGAGAAGGAGGCAG TGTTCCAGCGTTTGGCCAATGACAAGTTCTGCGAAAAGAATCGCTGCATTGTTATTACA GGAAGAGGCTACCCAGATATTCCAACAAGAAG ATTCTTGCGCTACCTTGTCGAACAGCTGCACTTGCCTGCTTATTGCTTAGTGGATTCAGATCCGTATGGTTTTGATATTCTGGCTACCTATAAATTTGGTTCCATG CAATTGGCATATGATGCAAATGTTCTGCGTGTGCCTGAGATACGATGGCTTGGGGTCTTCACATCTGACTTTGAGGAGTATTGTCTTCCAGACTGCTGTCAGCTTCAATTGTCATCTGAAG ATAGGAGGAAGCTTGAAGGAATTCTAATCAGATGTTACTTGCACAAGGAAGCCCCAGAATGGAG GTTGAAGTTGGAAGCCATGCTGGAAATGGGTGTCAAGTTTGAGATTGAAGCATTGTCAGCAAGTTCCATTTCGTTTCTGTCGCAAGAGTACATCCCCCAACAGATCAGGCTAGGGAGGTATATATAG
- the LOC119303175 gene encoding two pore potassium channel a-like, with protein MSDNSIQRALLSDNPDANVLQRKPSQGAKRFRRCRSAPRSETDEKPQENGSSLPAKELFSVVRPSFRLVGFLLFLYLLAGVVVFYLVMDQLSGKRTNRVLDALYFCIVTMTSVGYGDLVPNTDTTKLLACVFVFTGMAIIALFVSKSADYLVEKQEVLFFKALHMNMKCGEAKMLRQIETNKTKYKFYTVALLLVTAIVVGTVFLWKVEKLSLVDSFYCVCATITTLGYGDKSFSSQLGRTFAVFWIITSTIILALFFMYLAEIYTERRQKMLAKWVLTRRVTTMDLEAADLDSDRKVGAAEFVVYKLKELGKISQEDISSFLEEFDKLDVDQSGTLSTYDLTQAQSGQ; from the exons ATGTCTGACAACAGTATTCAGCGAGCATTGCTATCTGATAACCCCGATGCCAATGTGCTCCAAAGAAAGCCGTCGCAAGGAGCCAAGCGGTTCCGGAGATGCAGGTCGGCTCCCAGATCAGAGACCGATGAAAAACCACAAGAAAATGGCTCGTCGCTTCCAGCCAAGGAGTTGTTCAGCGTGGTGCGGCCGAGCTTCAGACTAGTAGGGTTCCTCCTATTTCTCTACCTGCTAGCGGGCGTCGTCGTCTTTTACCTTGTCATGGATCAGTTATCTGGCAAGAGAACCAACAGAGTGCTTGACGCACTGTACTTCTGCATTGTCACGATGACATCGGTTGGCTATGGAGACCTTGTTCCTAACACAGACACGACGAAGCTGCTCGCCTGTGTTTTCGTCTTCACGGGCATGGCGATCATTGCTCTCTTCGTGAGCAAGTCAGCAGATTACCTCGTCGAGAAGCAGGAGGTGTTGTTCTTCAAGGCACTGCACATGAATATGAAGTGTGGCGAGGCCAAAATGCTCAGGCAAATTGAGACAAACAAGACAAAGTACAAATTCTACACAGTCGCTCTGCTTCTTGTGACGGCCATTGTTGTGGGGACTGTTTTTCTCTGGAAGGTTGAGAAGTTGAGCCTTGTTGACTCCTTTTATTGTGTCTGTGCCACAATCACTACCCTGGGTTATGGGGATAAAAGCTTCTCGTCCCAATTGGGGCGCACTTTCGCGGTATTTTGGATAATTACAAGCACCATAATTCTGGCGCTGTTCTTCATGTACCTTGCTGAGATCTACACCGAGCGGCGGCAGAAAATGCTGGCCAAATGGGTTCTCACACGGAGAGTAACAACCATGGATCTTGAAGCGGCTGATCTGGATAGTGATCGAAAAGTGGG TGCTGCTGAATTTGTCGTGTACAAGCTCAAAGAACTGGGGAAGATCAGCCAAGAGGACATATCTTCTTTTCTAGAGGAGTTTGACAAACTCGACGTTGACCAGTCCGGCACGCTCTCCACATATGACCTTACTCAGGCACAATCCGGTCAGTGA
- the LOC119303173 gene encoding phytochrome C — MSSSRSNNRPACSRGSSARSKHSERVVAQTPVDARLHAEFEGSQRHFDYSSSVSALNRSGASTSSAVSAYLQNMQRGRYIQPFGCLLAIHPESFALLAYSENAAEILDLTPHAVPTIDQRDALAVGADVRTLFRSQSAVALHKAAVFGEVNLLNPILVHARTSGKPFYAILHRIDVGLVIDLEPVNPADVPVTAAGALKSYKLAAKAISRLQSLPSGNLSLLCDVLVREVSELTGYDRVMAYKFHEDEHGEVIAECRRSDLEPYLGLHYPATDIPQASRFLFMKNKVRMICDCAASPVKLIQDDNLSQPISLCGSTMRAPHGCHAQYMANMGSIASLVMSITINEDDDEDGDTGSDQQPKGRKLWGLVVCHHTSPRFVPFPLRYACEFLLQVFGIQLNKEVELASQAKERHILRTQTLLCDMLLRDAPVGIFTQSPNVMDLVKCDGAALCYQNQIMVLGSTPSEGEIKKIVAWLLECHDGSTGLSTDSLLEAGYPGASALGEVVCGMAAIKISSKGFIFWFRSHTAKEIKWGGAKHEPGDADDNGRRMHPRSSFRAFLEVVKWRSVPWEDVEMDAIHSLQLILRGSLQDEDANDNNARSIVEAPSDDIKKIQGLLELKIVTNEMVRLIETATAPILAVDIVGNISGWNNKVAEITGLPTTEAIGMLLVDLVEGDSVEVVKQMLNSALQGTEEQNLEIKLKTMHQQESKGPVVLMVNACCSRDLSDKVVGVCFVAQDLTGHKMVMDKYTRIQGDYVAIVKNPNELIPPIFMINDLGSCLEWNEAMQKITGIKREDAIDKLLIGELFTLHDYGCRVKDQVTLTKLSILMNTVISGQEPEKLAFGFFNTDGKYMESLLTANKRTDAEGKITGALCFLHVASPELQHALQVQKMSEQAATHSFKELTYIRQELKNPLNGMQFTRKLLEPSDLTEEQRQLFASNVLCQEQLKKILHDNDLEGIEQCYMEMNTVEFNLEEALNTVLMQGMSVSKEKQISLDRDWPVEVSSMYLYGDNLRLQQVLADYLACTLQFTRPAEGPIVLQVIPKKEHIGSGMQIAHLEFRLVHPAPGVPEALIQEMFRHGPGVSREGLGLHISQKLVKTMSGTVQYLREAESSSFIVLVEFPVAQLNSKRSRPSTSKSNF; from the exons ATGTCGTCGTCGCGGTCCAACAACCGGCCGGCGTGCTCGCGGGGGAGCTCGGCGCGCTCCAAGCACAGCGAGCGGGTGGTGGCGCAGACGCCCGTGGACGCGCGCCTGCACGCCGAGTTCGAGGGCTCGCAGCGCCACTTCGACTATTCCTCCTCGGTCAGCGCGCTCAACCGCTCCGGGGCCAGCACCAGCTCCGCCGTCTCCGCCTACCTCCAGAACATGCAGCGGGGCCGCTACATCCAGCCCTTCGGCTGCCTGCTCGCGATCCACCCGGAGTCCTTCGCGCTGCTCGCCTACAGCGAGAACGCCGCCGAGATACTCGACCTCACGCCGCACGCCGTGCCCACCATCGACCAGCGCGACGCgctcgccgtcggcgccgacgtGCGCACGCTCTTTCGCTCCCAGAGCGCCGTCGCCCTGCACAAGGCCGCCGTCTTCGGGGAGGTCAACCTGCTCAACCCAATCCTCGTCCACGCCAGGACCTCCGGGAAGCCCTTCTACGCCATCTTGCACCGCATCGACGTCGGCCTCGTCATCGACCTCGAACCGGTCAACCCCGCCGACGTGCCCGTCACCGCCGCCGGCGCGCTCAAGTCGTACAAGCTCGCCGCCAAGGCCATCTCCAGGCTGCAGTCCCTGCCCAGTGGCAACCTCTCCCTGCTCTGCGATGTGCTGGTCCGGGAGGTAAGCGAGCTCACTGGCTATGACAGGGTGATGGCATACAAGTTCCATGAGGACGAGCATGGTGAGGTCATTGCCGAGTGCAGGAGGTCTGATTTGGAGCCGTATCTTGGCCTGCACTACCCGGCAACTGACATCCCACAAGCATCCAGGTTTCTGTTTATGAAGAACAAAGTGCGGATGATATGTGATTGTGCTGCAAGTCCTGTGAAGCTCATTCAGGATGACAACCTGTCACAGCCTATCAGCCTCTGTGGCTCGACCATGAGAGCACCCCATGGTTGCCATGCCCAGTACATGGCCAACATGGGCTCCATCGCGTCGCTGGTGATGTCGATCACTATAAACGAGGACGACGATGAGGATGGAGACACTGGGAGTGACCAGCAGCCGAAAGGCAGGAAGCTGTGGGGGCTGGTGGTTTGCCATCACACGAGCCCGAGGTTCGTCCCCTTCCCTCTCAGGTATGCTTGCGAATTTCTCTTGCAAGTGTTCGGCATACAGCTCAACAAGGAGGTGGAACTTGCTTCTCAGGCAAAGGAGAGGCACATCCTCCGCACGCAGACGCTTCTGTGTGATATGCTCCTCAGGGATGCTCCTGTTGGGATATTTACCCAGTCTCCCAATGTAATGGATCTGGTGAAATGCGATGGTGCAGCATTGTGTTACCAAAACCAGATTATGGTGCTGGGATCAACACCCTCTGAAGGAGAGATAAAGAAGATTGTCGCGTGGCTGCTGGAGTGCCATGATGGCTCTACTGGGCTAAGTACGGACAGCTTATTGGAAGCAGGATATCCTGGTGCGTCTGCGCTCGGTGAGGTTGTCTGTGGCATGGCAGCTATAAAGATCTCTTCCAAAGGATTTATCTTCTGGTTCCGGTCGCACACAGCAAAGGAGATCAAGTGGGGTGGAGCTAAGCATGAACCAGGTGATGCAGATGACAATGGCAGGAGGATGCATCCACGTTCTTCGTTCAGGGCCTTCTTGGAGGTAGTTAAATGGaggagtgttccttgggaggatgttGAAATGGACGCAATCCATTCTCTCCAGCTAATATTGCGTGGCTCCCTGCAAGATGAAGATGCTAACGACAACAATGCAAGGTCAATTGTTGAAGCTCCATCTGATGACATCAAGAAGATACAGGGGCTACTTGAACTGAAAATTGTGACAAATGAGATGGTGCGCCTAATTGAGACAGCAACTGCTCCTATATTGGCTGTCGACATCGTTGGTAACATAAGCGGATGGAATAATAAAGTTGCAGAAATTACTGGATTACCCACCACGGAAGCCATAGGGATGCTTCTGGTAGATCTCGTGGAGGGTGATTCTGTTGAAGTGGTTAAGCAAATGTTGAACTCAGCTCTGCAAG GAACCGAAGAGCAGAATTTGGAAATCAAGCTTAAAACAATGCATCAACAGGAAAGTAAGGGCCCTGTAGTCTTGATGGTTAACGCCTGTTGTAGTCGTGACCTTTCAGACAAAGTTGTTGGGGTATGTTTCGTAGCACAAGATTTGACAGGGCACAAGATGGTTATGGATAAGTATACCCGGATACAGGGTGACTATGTTGCAATAGTAAAGAACCCCAATGAGCTCATACCCCCTATATTTATGATCAATGATCTTGGTTCTTGCTTAGAATGGAATGAAGCTATGCAAAAGATTACTGGTATAAAGAGGGAAGATGCAATAGATAAGTTGCTAATCGGGGAGCTTTTCACTCTTCATGATTATGGATGCAGGGTAAAAGATCAAGTTACTCTAACCAAACTTAGCATACTGATGAACACGGTGATCTCTGgtcaagaacccgagaagcttgctttTGGTTTCTTCAACACAGATGGCAAGTACATGGAATCACTGCTGACAGCAAACAAGAGGACAGATGCTGAGGGTAAGATCACCGGCGCTCTTTGCTTTTTGCATGTGGCCAGCCCCGAGCTTCAGCATGCTCTTCAGGTGCAGAAAATGTCTGAACAAGCTGCTACACACAGCTTTAAGGAATTGACATATATTCGTCAAGAATTAAAGAACCCACTCAATGGCATGCAATTTACCCGTAAGTTGTTGGAACCGTCTGACTTGACAGAGGAGCAGAGGCAACTTTTTGCATCAAATGTTCTCTGCCAAGAACAGTTGAAAAAGATTTTACATGACAATGATCTAGAAGGCATTGAACAGTG CTACATGGAGATGAACACGGTGGAATTCAACCTTGAAGAAGCTCTGAATACGGTCCTAATGCAAGGCATGTCTGTGAGCAAGGAAAAACAAATTTCTCTTGATCGTGATTGGCCTGTAGAAGTATCATCAATGTACTTATATGGGGATAACTTAAGGCTTCAGCAAGTCCTAGCAGACTACTTGGCATGCACGCTTCAATTTACTCGGCCAGCTGAAGGGCCTATTGTACTCCAGGTCATTCCCAAGAAGGAACACATTGGTTCTGGCATGCAGATTGCTCATCTAGAATTCAG ACTTGTCCACCCAGCACCAGGCGTCCCGGAGGCACTGATACAGGAGATGTTCCGCCACGGCCCAGGGGTATCCCGAGAAGGCCTCGGCCTGCACATaagccagaagctggtgaagacgaTGAGCGGCACGGTACAGTACCTCCGAGAAGCGGAGAGCTCGTCGTTCATCGTTCTGGTAGAGTTCCCGGTGGCGCAGCTCAATAGCAAGAGGTCCAGGCCTTCGACGAGCAAGAGTAACTTCTGA
- the LOC119303174 gene encoding meiotic recombination protein SPO11-1-like isoform X2, translating to MAGSGKRRRATVLDDDERRGRLRLEEAALLLHKIKGLVGWVVAEVSAGRSPSLALHRYQNYCACASAAAAAASLSTCACSYDAPVGTDVLSLLRKEFHASRLNVLLRVLLVVQQLLQENKHCSKRDIYYMYPSMFVEQAIVDRAINDICILFKCSRHNLNVVPVAKGLVMGWIRFVEGEKKVYCITNVNAAFPIPVSIEAIKDVVSVAHYILVVEKEAVFQRLANDKFCEKNRCIVITGRGYPDIPTRRFLRYLVEQLHLPAYCLVDSDPYGFDILATYKFGSMQLAYDANVLRVPEIRWLGVFTSDFEEYCLPDCCQLQLSSEDRRKLEGILIRCYLHKEAPEWRLKLEAMLEMGVKFEIEALSASSISFLSQEYIPQQIRLGRYI from the exons ATGGCGGGGAGTGGGAAGAGGAGGCGCGCGACGGTGCTCGACGACGATGAGCGGCGGGGGCGGCTGAGGCTGGAGGAGGCGGCCCTGCTCCTCCACAAGATCAAAG GGCTGGTGGGCTGGGTGGTCGCGGAGGTCAGCGCCGGCCGATCCCCTTCCCTGGCTCTCCACCGCTACCAGAACTACTGCGcctgcgcctccgccgccgccgccgccgcgtccctgTCCACATG cgcctgcagctaCGACGCCCCCGTCGGCACGGACGTCCTCTCCCTCCTCCGCAAGGAATTCCACGCCTCCCGACTCA ATGTGCTTCTCAGGGTCCTGCTCGTGGTGCAGCAACTCCTGCAGGagaataagcactgctccaagaggGACATCTACTACATGTACCCCTCCATGTTCGTAG AACAAGCGATTGTTGATCGTGCCATCAATGATATCTGCATACTCTTCAAGTGCAGCCGGCATAATCTCAACGTG GTTCCTGTGGCAAAAGG TTTGGTGATGGGCTGGATAAGATTTGTGGAGGGTGAAAAGAAAGTGTATTGTATAACAAACGTCAATGCT GCTTTCCCCATTCCAGTTAGCATTGAGGCAATCAAAG ATGTTGTTAGTGTTGCTCACTACATCCTTGTTGTTGAGAAGGAGGCAG TGTTCCAGCGTTTGGCCAATGACAAGTTCTGCGAAAAGAATCGCTGCATTGTTATTACA GGAAGAGGCTACCCAGATATTCCAACAAGAAG ATTCTTGCGCTACCTTGTCGAACAGCTGCACTTGCCTGCTTATTGCTTAGTGGATTCAGATCCGTATGGTTTTGATATTCTGGCTACCTATAAATTTGGTTCCATG CAATTGGCATATGATGCAAATGTTCTGCGTGTGCCTGAGATACGATGGCTTGGGGTCTTCACATCTGACTTTGAGGAGTATTGTCTTCCAGACTGCTGTCAGCTTCAATTGTCATCTGAAG ATAGGAGGAAGCTTGAAGGAATTCTAATCAGATGTTACTTGCACAAGGAAGCCCCAGAATGGAG GTTGAAGTTGGAAGCCATGCTGGAAATGGGTGTCAAGTTTGAGATTGAAGCATTGTCAGCAAGTTCCATTTCGTTTCTGTCGCAAGAGTACATCCCCCAACAGATCAGGCTAGGGAGGTATATATAG
- the LOC119303174 gene encoding meiotic recombination protein SPO11-1-like isoform X3: MAGSGKRRRATVLDDDERRGRLRLEEAALLLHKIKGLVGWVVAEVSAGRSPSLALHRYQNYCACASAAAAAASLSTCYDAPVGTDVLSLLRKEFHASRLNVLLRVLLVVQQLLQENKHCSKRDIYYMYPSMFVEQAIVDRAINDICILFKCSRHNLNVVPVAKGLVMGWIRFVEGEKKVYCITNVNAAFPIPVSIEAIKDVVSVAHYILVVEKEAVFQRLANDKFCEKNRCIVITGRGYPDIPTRRFLRYLVEQLHLPAYCLVDSDPYGFDILATYKFGSMQLAYDANVLRVPEIRWLGVFTSDFEEYCLPDCCQLQLSSEDRRKLEGILIRCYLHKEAPEWRLKLEAMLEMGVKFEIEALSASSISFLSQEYIPQQIRLGRYI, encoded by the exons ATGGCGGGGAGTGGGAAGAGGAGGCGCGCGACGGTGCTCGACGACGATGAGCGGCGGGGGCGGCTGAGGCTGGAGGAGGCGGCCCTGCTCCTCCACAAGATCAAAG GGCTGGTGGGCTGGGTGGTCGCGGAGGTCAGCGCCGGCCGATCCCCTTCCCTGGCTCTCCACCGCTACCAGAACTACTGCGcctgcgcctccgccgccgccgccgccgcgtccctgTCCACATG ctaCGACGCCCCCGTCGGCACGGACGTCCTCTCCCTCCTCCGCAAGGAATTCCACGCCTCCCGACTCA ATGTGCTTCTCAGGGTCCTGCTCGTGGTGCAGCAACTCCTGCAGGagaataagcactgctccaagaggGACATCTACTACATGTACCCCTCCATGTTCGTAG AACAAGCGATTGTTGATCGTGCCATCAATGATATCTGCATACTCTTCAAGTGCAGCCGGCATAATCTCAACGTG GTTCCTGTGGCAAAAGG TTTGGTGATGGGCTGGATAAGATTTGTGGAGGGTGAAAAGAAAGTGTATTGTATAACAAACGTCAATGCT GCTTTCCCCATTCCAGTTAGCATTGAGGCAATCAAAG ATGTTGTTAGTGTTGCTCACTACATCCTTGTTGTTGAGAAGGAGGCAG TGTTCCAGCGTTTGGCCAATGACAAGTTCTGCGAAAAGAATCGCTGCATTGTTATTACA GGAAGAGGCTACCCAGATATTCCAACAAGAAG ATTCTTGCGCTACCTTGTCGAACAGCTGCACTTGCCTGCTTATTGCTTAGTGGATTCAGATCCGTATGGTTTTGATATTCTGGCTACCTATAAATTTGGTTCCATG CAATTGGCATATGATGCAAATGTTCTGCGTGTGCCTGAGATACGATGGCTTGGGGTCTTCACATCTGACTTTGAGGAGTATTGTCTTCCAGACTGCTGTCAGCTTCAATTGTCATCTGAAG ATAGGAGGAAGCTTGAAGGAATTCTAATCAGATGTTACTTGCACAAGGAAGCCCCAGAATGGAG GTTGAAGTTGGAAGCCATGCTGGAAATGGGTGTCAAGTTTGAGATTGAAGCATTGTCAGCAAGTTCCATTTCGTTTCTGTCGCAAGAGTACATCCCCCAACAGATCAGGCTAGGGAGGTATATATAG